In Tenrec ecaudatus isolate mTenEca1 chromosome 4, mTenEca1.hap1, whole genome shotgun sequence, a single window of DNA contains:
- the RBMXL2 gene encoding RNA-binding motif protein, X-linked-like-2, translating into MVEADRPGKLFIGGLNLETDEKALEAAFGKYGRIVEVLLMKDRETSKSRGFAFITFESPADAKAAARDMNGKSLDGKTIKVAQATKPAFESGRRGPPPLRSRGRPRGLRGVRGGGGPRRLPSRGGPLDDGAYGEHFDPRASRAPMPMKRGPSPRRAGPPSKRVVPSSGPARSGSGGMRGRAPAPRGRDGYVGPLRREPPLSRRDPYLGPREEGYSPPDSYSSRDYPSRDPRDFAPSPREYSYRDYGHSSARDDCPSRGYSDRDDYGGRSRDYLDHPSGGSYRDVFESYGDPRGAAPGRDPASSYGHSGGGRYVEYSGCSPDAYGSGRDSYTSGRSDRYSRGHERVGRPDRGLHPSMERGCPPPRDSYSRSGRRVPRGGGRLGSRAERGGGRSRY; encoded by the coding sequence ATGGTTGAAGCGGATCGCCCCGGGAAGCTTTTCATCGGCGGGCTCAACCTCGAAACCGACGAGAAAGCCCTGGAAGCCGCGTTTGGCAAATATGGCCGCATCGTCGAGGTGCTCTTGATGAAAGACCGGGAAACTTCCAAGTCGAGGGGCTTCGCGTTCATCACCTTCGAAAGCCCAGCAGACGCCAAGGCCGCCGCCAGAGACATGAacggcaagtccctggatggtaagACCATCAAGGTGGCCCAGGCCACCAAGCCGGCGTTTGAGAGCGGCCGACGGGGCCCGCCGCCTCTCCGCAGCCGCGGCCGCCCCCGGGGCTTGCGTGGGGTCCGGGGGGGCGGTGGTCCGCGGCGACTCCCTTCCCGGGGTGGACCCCTGGATGACGGCGCCTATGGCGAGCATTTCGACCCCAGGGCCTCGCGGGCCCCGATGCCCATGAAGCGGGGGCCGTCCCCGCGCCGCGCAGGGCCGCCCTCCAAGCGGGTCGTGCCGTCATCGGGCCCAGCTCGCAGCGGCAGTGGTGGAATGCGCGGGCGCgccccggccccgagggggcgagACGGCTACGTGGGCCCGctgcgccgggagccgccgctgtCTCGCCGGGACCCCTACCTGGGTCCCCGGGAGGAGGGCTACTCGCCCCCAGATAGCTACTCGAGCCGCGACTACCCGAGCCGCGACCCCAGGGATTTCGCGCCCTCGCCGAGAGAGTACTCCTACCGTGATTACGGCCACTCCAGTGCCCGCGACGACTGCCCATCGCGAGGCTACAGCGACCGAGACGACTACGGGGGTCGCAGCCGTGACTACCTGGATCACCCGAGCGGAGGCTCCTACCGAGATGTCTTCGAGAGTTACGGGGACCCGCGCGGCGCCGCGCCGGGGCGGGACCCGGCGTCATCTTACGGCCACAGCGGAGGTGGCCGCTACGTGGAGTACAGCGGCTGCTCCCCCGACGCCTACGGCAGCGGCCGCGACAGTTACACCAGTGGCCGTAGCGACCGCTATTCCAGGGGTCACGAACGGGTAGGCAGGCCCGATCGCGGGCTCCACCCGTCCATGGAGAGGGGGTGCCCTCCTCCACGTGATTCCTATAGCAGGTCGGGCCGCAGGGTGCCCCGAGGGGGAGGCCGACTTGGGAGCCGAGCTGAGAGAGGGGGAGGCCGGAGCAGATACTGA